Proteins encoded by one window of Nocardioides euryhalodurans:
- a CDS encoding FHA domain-containing protein, with protein sequence MTRLRTQVAADLTFRIELPGREPVTGELSGNGSDLTLSVSDPAAFAGGADAASLRWVADELADVGVRLEVTDPAGVALVRIGDVRAPWWQRPFTRSPHLRVAGVRGLLAAGRGRMRDGAGTLPDAGLVPPPSPYPLAPTFLRRPVKRVTTTHDPGRGGRPRLVELPSATVRRSDHPTHWLQQERTTIGSDPGCDLVLPDLAPLHAEVVHDEQDEFVLLAHHVDVRVHGRRVTEQVLRTSSRIELGERQLTFVREEYADHGRPYGGRIGGELGRQRPQPPRPSGPGPRDWAAPGNP encoded by the coding sequence GTGACGCGACTCCGCACCCAGGTCGCCGCGGACCTCACGTTCCGCATCGAGCTCCCCGGACGCGAGCCGGTGACCGGCGAGCTGAGCGGCAACGGGAGCGACCTGACCCTCTCGGTGAGCGACCCGGCGGCCTTCGCCGGTGGCGCGGACGCGGCGTCCCTGCGCTGGGTGGCCGACGAGCTCGCCGACGTCGGCGTACGCCTGGAGGTGACCGACCCGGCCGGCGTCGCCCTCGTGCGGATCGGGGACGTCCGCGCTCCCTGGTGGCAGCGCCCGTTCACGCGCAGCCCACACCTCCGGGTCGCCGGGGTGCGGGGGCTGCTGGCCGCGGGTCGCGGTCGGATGCGCGACGGCGCCGGCACGCTGCCGGACGCCGGGCTGGTGCCGCCACCGTCGCCGTACCCCCTCGCTCCGACCTTCCTCCGCCGGCCCGTCAAGCGGGTCACCACCACGCACGACCCGGGGCGCGGGGGGCGACCGCGCCTCGTCGAGCTGCCGTCGGCGACCGTGAGGCGCTCCGACCACCCGACCCACTGGCTGCAGCAGGAACGCACCACCATCGGGAGCGACCCGGGCTGCGACCTCGTGCTCCCCGACCTGGCGCCGCTGCACGCGGAGGTGGTCCACGACGAGCAGGACGAGTTCGTCCTCCTGGCCCACCACGTCGACGTCCGGGTCCACGGCCGGCGGGTCACCGAGCAGGTGCTCCGCACCTCGTCCAGGATCGAGCTCGGCGAGCGGCAGCTGACCTTCGTCCGGGAGGAGTACGCCGACCACGGCCGCCCCTACGGCGGCCGGATCGGTGGCGAGCTGGGTCGGCAGCGGCCGCAGCCGCCGCGACCGTCGGGCCCAGGACCCCGGGACTGGGCCGCCCCGGGCAACCCCTAG
- a CDS encoding DICT sensory domain-containing protein, with the protein MRTAPILTQPPDLAPGTLLTIGELAAHTGLTPELLRTWESRHGFPEPTRLPSGHRRYTDDDVRAVQRVLAERDRGVRLEHAIEAARRAGNAADSGSVYASLCARHPDLATYTLTKRTLLALSWAIEDECLALASRAVLVGTFQKQRYFGQSAARWADLARTARAALVMADFEAHDDAPAPARVALPPDSPLLREWIVACDGPGLTAALVAWELPGQHDVTEAGRQFEAVWTVEGRVVRDTAVLTAEVGAALGSGSSRDLLQILEEAPPPRAASARAATSVFNRMVAYTDGTVLRGRTAR; encoded by the coding sequence ATGCGCACGGCTCCGATCCTCACGCAACCCCCCGACCTCGCGCCCGGCACGCTGCTCACCATCGGCGAGCTGGCCGCCCACACGGGGCTCACGCCCGAGCTGCTGCGGACCTGGGAGAGCCGCCACGGCTTCCCGGAGCCGACCCGCCTGCCGAGCGGTCACCGCCGCTACACCGACGACGACGTGCGCGCCGTCCAGCGGGTGCTGGCCGAGCGCGACCGGGGGGTCCGCCTCGAGCACGCGATCGAGGCGGCGCGCCGGGCCGGCAACGCCGCCGACTCCGGATCCGTCTACGCCTCGCTGTGCGCACGGCACCCGGACCTGGCGACGTACACCCTCACCAAGCGCACGCTGCTGGCCCTGTCGTGGGCGATCGAGGACGAGTGCCTCGCACTGGCCAGCCGCGCCGTGCTCGTCGGCACCTTCCAGAAGCAGCGCTACTTCGGGCAGTCCGCGGCCCGGTGGGCCGACCTGGCCCGGACGGCGCGCGCGGCGCTGGTGATGGCCGACTTCGAGGCGCACGACGACGCTCCGGCGCCTGCCCGGGTGGCGCTGCCGCCCGACTCCCCGCTGCTGCGCGAGTGGATCGTGGCCTGCGACGGCCCCGGGCTCACGGCCGCCCTCGTCGCCTGGGAGCTGCCCGGTCAGCACGACGTCACCGAGGCCGGCCGCCAGTTCGAGGCGGTGTGGACCGTCGAGGGCCGGGTGGTGCGCGACACGGCCGTCCTGACGGCCGAGGTCGGCGCCGCCCTCGGGTCCGGCTCGTCCCGGGACCTGCTGCAGATCCTCGAGGAGGCGCCGCCGCCCCGGGCTGCCTCCGCCCGGGCCGCCACGTCGGTGTTCAACCGGATGGTCGCCTACACCGACGGCACCGTGCTGCGCGGCCGGACCGCCCGATGA
- a CDS encoding SDR family NAD(P)-dependent oxidoreductase: MSLAGRLAGAVDTALDRTIAPGYSRVGYAVRSRLPGWPEDPEPGALAGRHVLVTGASSGLGTQTARELAALGAHVQLVVRDRAKGEAVRAGLAAELGEVFTLRTCDLGDLEAVARLADELAAEELPLAALVHNAGALPATRTESPQGHELSMALHVLAPVLLTERLLPHLAGQATRVVLVTSGGMYAQPLRDDDPEYLTGDYSGTTAYARSKRVQVELLPVLQRRWSGAGLHVYATHPGWADTPGVLESLPTFHKVTSPVLRDLHQGVDTTVWLSAVRPAPAGGSLWHDRRVRPVALTSKTRSTPGQVDRTWRWVCETLELPEEV; this comes from the coding sequence ATGAGCCTCGCCGGGCGGCTCGCGGGTGCGGTCGACACCGCGCTCGACCGCACCATCGCCCCGGGCTACAGCCGCGTCGGGTACGCCGTGCGGAGCCGCCTCCCGGGTTGGCCGGAGGACCCCGAGCCGGGTGCGCTCGCCGGCCGCCACGTGCTCGTCACCGGCGCGTCGTCCGGGCTGGGCACGCAGACCGCCCGCGAGCTGGCCGCCCTCGGCGCCCACGTGCAGCTGGTGGTCCGCGACCGCGCCAAGGGCGAGGCCGTGCGGGCCGGGCTGGCGGCCGAGCTGGGCGAGGTGTTCACGCTCCGGACCTGCGACCTCGGCGACCTCGAGGCGGTGGCGCGGCTGGCCGACGAGCTGGCCGCCGAGGAGCTCCCGCTCGCGGCGCTCGTCCACAACGCCGGGGCGCTGCCCGCGACGCGCACGGAGTCTCCCCAGGGCCACGAGCTGAGCATGGCGCTCCACGTGCTCGCACCGGTGCTGCTCACCGAGCGGCTGCTCCCACACCTCGCCGGGCAGGCGACCCGCGTCGTCCTGGTGACCTCCGGCGGGATGTACGCGCAGCCGCTGCGCGACGACGATCCGGAGTACCTCACCGGCGACTACTCCGGCACCACCGCGTACGCCCGGAGCAAGCGCGTCCAGGTCGAGCTGCTGCCGGTGCTGCAGCGGCGCTGGTCCGGGGCCGGGCTGCACGTCTACGCCACCCATCCCGGCTGGGCGGACACGCCGGGCGTGCTCGAGTCGCTGCCGACCTTCCACAAGGTCACGAGCCCGGTGCTGCGCGACCTGCACCAGGGCGTCGACACCACCGTCTGGCTCTCGGCGGTCCGCCCGGCGCCCGCCGGCGGCTCGCTCTGGCACGACCGCCGGGTCCGACCGGTCGCCCTCACGTCGAAGACGCGGAGCACGCCCGGGCAGGTCGACCGGACGTGGCGCTGGGTCTGCGAGACGCTGGAGCTCCCCGAGGAGGTCTGA
- the pheT gene encoding phenylalanine--tRNA ligase subunit beta → MRAPVSWIRDYVDLPDDLDPATLADALTDLGLKLESLERPGEAITGPLVVGRVLTMEPEPQKNGKTINWCTVDVADANGTGEPQGIVCGAHNFAPGDLVVVVLPGGVLPGGFEISARRTYGHVSAGMICSAAELGLGEDHDGIIVLPADAGKPGDDARPVLGLDDTVLEFEINPDRAYALSLRGVAREAALACDATFHDPVLREVPPADAAGHPVHVEDPTGCPVFVARTVSGFDAAAPTPDWLARRIQQAGMRPISLAVDVTNYVMLETGRPIHGYDADKVRGAIGVRRARDGERLTTLDGADRALSVEDLVVTDDSGIIGLGGVMGGEDTEMSSTTSRVLVEAAHWDAVSMFRTGRRHKITSEAGKRNERGVDPTICEAAADRVVELLTTYGGGSADPGVTVVGEPPERTRITIPSDLPARITGIDIDADTVVADLRAVGCDVIEDGEWVTATVPPWRPDLGDPYDLVEEVARIVGYDKVPSVLPPAPSGRGLTRRQKLRRRVGRTLAGAGLVEVVSFPFVGVPELDALGLPEDDERRTLLRLANPLSAEKPAMTTTLLPGLLEAVARNTGRGTSDLALFELATVTLPHTGGGTTILPVDRRPTDGELDDLVKAVPDQPLHLGVVAAGERVPSGWWGAGRAVAWSDAISVVLEVAASVGVAVDVRAAARAPWHPGRCAEVVAGDAVLGWAGELHPRVCTAYGVPARTVAAEIDLERLLALAPEETRAPSFSDYPVAKEDVALVVDESVPAAAVEAALREGAGELLESVRLFDVYTGDQVGGGRKSLAFALRFRAADRTLKEGEAAAARDAAVALAAERCGAVQRT, encoded by the coding sequence GTGCGTGCCCCCGTGTCGTGGATCCGCGACTACGTCGACCTGCCCGACGACCTCGACCCTGCGACGCTGGCCGACGCGCTCACCGACCTCGGCCTCAAGCTCGAGTCGCTGGAGCGACCCGGAGAGGCGATCACCGGCCCGCTGGTGGTGGGCCGCGTGCTCACGATGGAGCCGGAGCCGCAGAAGAACGGCAAGACCATCAACTGGTGCACCGTCGACGTTGCGGACGCCAACGGCACCGGAGAGCCGCAGGGCATCGTGTGCGGCGCCCACAACTTCGCCCCCGGCGACCTCGTCGTCGTCGTGCTGCCCGGTGGGGTGCTGCCGGGCGGCTTCGAGATCTCCGCGCGCAGGACCTACGGGCACGTCTCGGCGGGCATGATCTGCTCCGCCGCCGAGCTCGGGCTCGGCGAGGACCACGACGGCATCATCGTGCTGCCCGCCGACGCCGGGAAGCCCGGAGACGACGCACGGCCGGTGCTCGGGCTCGACGACACGGTCCTCGAGTTCGAGATCAACCCCGACCGCGCCTACGCGCTGTCGCTGCGGGGCGTCGCGCGCGAGGCCGCGCTGGCCTGCGACGCGACCTTCCACGACCCGGTGCTGCGGGAGGTCCCCCCGGCCGACGCTGCCGGCCACCCGGTCCACGTCGAGGACCCCACCGGCTGCCCGGTCTTCGTCGCACGCACCGTCTCGGGCTTCGACGCCGCCGCGCCCACGCCCGACTGGCTGGCCCGGCGGATCCAGCAGGCAGGCATGCGTCCCATCTCGCTGGCCGTCGACGTCACCAACTACGTGATGCTCGAGACCGGTCGCCCGATCCACGGCTACGACGCCGACAAGGTCCGCGGCGCCATCGGCGTACGCCGGGCCCGTGACGGCGAGCGCCTGACCACCCTGGACGGCGCCGACAGGGCGCTGTCGGTCGAGGACCTCGTCGTCACCGACGACTCCGGGATCATCGGGCTGGGCGGCGTCATGGGCGGCGAGGACACCGAGATGTCCTCGACCACCAGCCGGGTCCTGGTCGAGGCCGCCCACTGGGACGCGGTCTCGATGTTCCGCACGGGCCGCCGCCACAAGATCACCTCCGAGGCCGGCAAGCGCAACGAGCGCGGGGTCGACCCGACGATCTGCGAGGCGGCCGCCGACCGCGTGGTCGAGCTGCTGACGACGTACGGCGGAGGCTCGGCCGATCCGGGGGTGACCGTGGTCGGCGAGCCACCGGAGCGGACCCGGATCACGATCCCGTCCGACCTGCCTGCCCGGATCACGGGCATCGACATCGACGCCGACACCGTCGTGGCCGACCTGCGCGCGGTGGGATGCGACGTCATCGAGGACGGTGAGTGGGTGACCGCGACGGTCCCGCCGTGGCGTCCCGACCTCGGCGACCCCTACGACCTCGTCGAGGAGGTCGCCCGCATCGTCGGCTACGACAAGGTCCCGTCGGTGCTGCCCCCGGCCCCCTCCGGACGCGGACTGACCCGTCGCCAGAAGCTGCGCCGCCGGGTGGGCCGCACCCTGGCCGGTGCGGGGCTGGTCGAGGTCGTCAGCTTCCCGTTCGTGGGCGTGCCCGAGCTCGACGCCCTCGGGCTCCCGGAGGACGACGAGCGCCGCACGCTGCTGCGGCTCGCCAACCCGCTCTCGGCCGAGAAGCCGGCCATGACCACGACCCTGCTGCCCGGGCTGCTCGAGGCCGTGGCCCGCAACACGGGGCGCGGCACGAGCGACCTGGCGCTCTTCGAGCTGGCGACCGTCACGCTGCCGCACACCGGGGGCGGCACCACGATCCTGCCCGTCGACCGGCGCCCCACCGACGGGGAGCTGGACGACCTGGTCAAGGCCGTCCCGGACCAGCCCCTCCACCTGGGCGTGGTCGCGGCCGGCGAGCGGGTCCCGTCGGGCTGGTGGGGGGCCGGCCGTGCCGTCGCGTGGTCCGACGCGATCTCCGTGGTACTGGAGGTCGCTGCGTCGGTCGGCGTCGCGGTGGACGTCCGCGCCGCTGCCCGCGCTCCCTGGCACCCCGGTCGCTGCGCGGAGGTCGTGGCCGGCGACGCCGTGCTCGGCTGGGCCGGCGAGCTGCACCCGCGGGTCTGCACCGCGTACGGCGTCCCGGCCCGGACCGTCGCGGCCGAGATCGACCTCGAGCGGCTGCTCGCGCTGGCCCCGGAGGAGACCCGGGCGCCGTCGTTCTCCGACTACCCCGTGGCCAAGGAGGACGTGGCCCTCGTGGTCGACGAGTCCGTCCCGGCCGCGGCGGTCGAGGCCGCGCTGCGCGAGGGGGCCGGTGAGCTGCTGGAGTCCGTACGGCTCTTCGACGTCTACACCGGCGACCAGGTCGGCGGGGGCCGGAAGTCGCTGGCCTTCGCCCTGCGCTTCCGTGCCGCCGACCGCACCCTCAAGGAGGGCGAGGCCGCGGCTGCCCGGGACGCCGCGGTGGCTCTGGCCGCCGAGCGCTGCGGGGCTGTCCAGCGCACCTGA
- the pheS gene encoding phenylalanine--tRNA ligase subunit alpha — protein MSGPNTDYDPVQVTPLDEENVVAMRDAALAAIEAAGDLAALKQVRLEHAGDRSPLALANREIGALPPQGRKEAGQRVGQARGAVNQALAARTAALEAEHEERMLVEEAVDVTLPVDRAPRGSRHPLTTGAELIEDIFVAMGWEVAEGPVVEAEWLNFDALNLGADHPARTMQDTFWAEPADHHLVLRTHTSPVQARTMLTQAPPIYVVCPGRVFRTDEYDATHSPMFHQVEGLVVDEGITMAHLKGSLDHFAGRMFGEGIATRFRPSYFPFTEPSAEVDLRCFVCRGVDSAACRTCKGEGWIEWGGCGVVNPRVLTACGIDSERYTGFAFGMGIDRTLMFRTGAADLRDFFEGDVRFSSSFGTEI, from the coding sequence ATGTCCGGACCCAACACCGACTACGACCCCGTGCAGGTCACGCCGCTGGACGAGGAGAACGTCGTCGCGATGCGCGACGCGGCCCTCGCCGCGATCGAGGCCGCCGGGGACCTCGCAGCGCTCAAGCAGGTACGCCTCGAGCACGCAGGGGACCGGTCGCCGCTCGCGCTGGCCAACCGCGAGATCGGCGCGCTGCCCCCGCAGGGACGCAAGGAGGCAGGGCAGCGGGTCGGTCAGGCGCGGGGAGCGGTCAACCAGGCGCTGGCCGCCCGGACCGCGGCGCTGGAGGCCGAGCACGAGGAGCGGATGCTGGTCGAGGAGGCCGTCGACGTGACGCTGCCGGTCGACCGGGCGCCCCGCGGCTCGCGGCACCCGCTGACCACCGGCGCCGAGCTGATCGAGGACATCTTCGTCGCCATGGGCTGGGAGGTCGCGGAGGGTCCGGTCGTCGAGGCCGAGTGGCTCAACTTCGACGCCCTCAACCTCGGCGCCGACCACCCCGCCCGCACCATGCAGGACACCTTCTGGGCCGAGCCGGCCGACCACCACCTCGTGCTGCGCACCCACACCTCACCGGTGCAGGCGCGCACCATGCTCACCCAGGCTCCGCCGATCTACGTGGTCTGCCCGGGCCGCGTGTTCCGGACCGACGAGTACGACGCGACCCACAGCCCGATGTTCCACCAGGTCGAGGGACTCGTCGTCGACGAGGGCATCACCATGGCCCACCTCAAGGGATCGCTCGACCACTTCGCCGGGCGGATGTTCGGCGAGGGCATCGCGACCCGGTTCCGGCCGTCGTACTTCCCCTTCACCGAGCCGTCCGCCGAGGTCGACCTGCGCTGCTTCGTGTGCCGGGGCGTCGACTCCGCGGCGTGCCGCACCTGCAAGGGGGAGGGCTGGATCGAGTGGGGCGGCTGCGGCGTCGTGAACCCCCGCGTCCTGACCGCCTGCGGCATCGACAGCGAGCGCTACACCGGCTTCGCCTTCGGGATGGGCATCGACCGGACGCTGATGTTCCGCACCGGTGCCGCCGACCTGCGCGACTTCTTCGAGGGCGACGTCCGCTTCTCGTCCTCCTTCGGAACGGAGATCTGA
- a CDS encoding DUF817 domain-containing protein, with translation MSATRFTEQLLRFAWLEARSCVFAAGVFTGLAIAWLVPLPVADYDFLLVWCVALTLGFWALGLESWREVLVILAFHLLGLGLEVFKVSQGSWSYPGDGVLVVAGVPLFSGFMYAAVGSYICQAWRNLDLRVSHYAPVPTTVVAVGIYANFFTHHYWWDLRLVLAAAMLLVLRRCRVHYTVGDARYRMPLPLAFLLIGLFLWLAENVATFLGAWTYPGQVEVWEAVHTSKIGSWALLVSMSFVLVATVKSREGRLYHVPGRPDAPPVTR, from the coding sequence ATGTCGGCCACCCGGTTCACCGAGCAGCTGCTGCGGTTCGCGTGGCTCGAGGCGCGATCGTGCGTCTTCGCGGCCGGCGTGTTCACGGGGCTCGCGATCGCCTGGCTCGTGCCGCTGCCGGTCGCCGACTACGACTTCCTGCTGGTCTGGTGCGTCGCTCTGACGCTCGGCTTCTGGGCGCTCGGACTGGAGTCCTGGCGCGAGGTCCTCGTCATCCTGGCCTTCCACCTGCTCGGCCTGGGGCTGGAGGTCTTCAAGGTCAGCCAGGGCTCGTGGTCCTACCCGGGGGACGGCGTCCTCGTCGTCGCCGGCGTCCCGCTCTTCTCCGGCTTCATGTACGCCGCCGTCGGGTCCTACATCTGCCAGGCCTGGCGCAACCTGGACCTGCGGGTGTCGCACTACGCGCCGGTGCCGACCACCGTGGTCGCCGTCGGCATCTACGCCAACTTCTTCACCCACCACTACTGGTGGGACCTGCGGCTGGTGCTCGCCGCCGCCATGCTGCTGGTGCTGCGCCGCTGCCGGGTGCACTACACGGTCGGGGACGCGCGCTACCGCATGCCGTTGCCGCTCGCGTTCCTGCTCATCGGGCTGTTCCTCTGGCTGGCGGAGAACGTCGCCACCTTCCTCGGCGCCTGGACCTACCCTGGCCAGGTCGAGGTGTGGGAGGCGGTGCACACCTCCAAGATCGGGTCGTGGGCACTGCTGGTGTCGATGAGCTTCGTGCTGGTCGCGACCGTCAAGTCACGCGAGGGCCGGCTCTACCACGTACCCGGGCGACCGGACGCCCCGCCGGTGACCCGCTGA
- a CDS encoding sensor histidine kinase, whose product MPSPPVTSRIDRSRGRLRQLADAYPDGILGATSDGVVTMLNEQAARMLDVHVDDAVGAPLADVLRLQDNDSRSWLEVNQPFARFSIRRGVPEQSWLTPRGEEVLTTAKLLRDEASGEINGLAVSIRSGRGRARLDRDRSDLVATLAHELRSPLTGVKGFVQAMLNRWDKLSDDQKKLMLTTVHADSDRLSRLITELLDVARIDTGRLSLHQRPSDAHVLVGRVVESVRAGTARPIELDAAPDLPPVAADPDKFTQVVTNLVENAVRHGSGTVSVTLEPLGPDADHDGVRLVVEDEGGGIPEEMRRRVFTKFWTSGVRGGSGLGMYLVNGLTRAHGGSVTIGDADGGGARVVVDWPAAQAPG is encoded by the coding sequence GTGCCCTCGCCGCCTGTGACCAGCCGCATCGACCGGTCGAGGGGACGGCTGCGCCAGCTGGCCGACGCCTATCCGGACGGCATCCTCGGCGCCACCTCGGACGGCGTGGTCACGATGCTCAACGAGCAGGCCGCGCGGATGCTGGACGTCCACGTCGACGACGCCGTCGGGGCGCCGCTGGCCGACGTGCTGCGGCTGCAGGACAACGACAGCCGGTCGTGGCTGGAGGTCAACCAGCCCTTCGCCCGCTTCTCGATCCGCCGGGGCGTGCCCGAGCAGAGCTGGCTGACGCCCAGGGGCGAGGAGGTGCTGACCACCGCCAAGCTGCTCCGCGACGAGGCGAGCGGTGAGATCAACGGCCTCGCCGTCAGCATCCGCAGCGGCCGTGGACGCGCGCGGCTCGACCGCGACCGCTCCGACCTGGTCGCCACGCTCGCCCACGAGCTGCGCTCGCCGCTGACCGGCGTGAAGGGTTTCGTGCAGGCGATGCTCAACCGCTGGGACAAGCTCAGCGACGACCAGAAGAAGCTGATGCTCACGACCGTCCACGCCGACTCCGACCGGCTGAGCAGGCTGATCACCGAGCTGCTCGACGTCGCCCGAATCGACACCGGACGGCTCTCGCTCCACCAGCGCCCCAGCGACGCCCACGTGCTCGTGGGCCGGGTCGTGGAGTCGGTGCGCGCCGGGACCGCCCGCCCGATCGAGCTCGACGCGGCCCCGGACCTGCCGCCGGTGGCGGCCGACCCCGACAAGTTCACCCAGGTGGTCACCAACCTCGTCGAGAACGCGGTCCGCCACGGCTCGGGGACGGTGTCGGTCACCCTCGAGCCGCTCGGCCCGGACGCCGACCACGACGGCGTACGCCTGGTCGTCGAGGACGAGGGCGGGGGGATCCCGGAGGAGATGCGGCGCCGGGTCTTCACCAAGTTCTGGACCAGCGGGGTCCGCGGCGGGTCCGGTCTCGGCATGTACCTCGTCAACGGCCTGACCCGGGCCCACGGCGGCAGCGTCACGATCGGCGACGCCGACGGCGGGGGAGCGCGGGTGGTCGTGGACTGGCCGGCCGCGCAGGCGCCGGGCTGA
- a CDS encoding TrmH family RNA methyltransferase: MTQHQPLAASNARVKEARRLSRRPERTERRLFLADGPKAVEGALSVPGCVVEVFATAAATDELATLRAEAEAAGAVWTPVVDKALAALSESVTPAGVVAVCRFLDRPAAHVLDGLDLAVLCADVRDPGNAGTVIRTADAVGAGGVVLAGHSVDAYNAKTVRASVGSIFHLPLAVAADPAEVVGQARGAGMTVLAADGVGEVDLFDADELLRGPVAWLFGNEAWGLPAELAALADHRVAIPIPGRAESLNLATAAAVCLYATARVRG, translated from the coding sequence TTGACGCAGCACCAGCCCCTGGCCGCGAGCAATGCTCGGGTCAAGGAGGCACGCAGGCTCAGCCGCCGCCCGGAACGAACCGAGCGGCGGCTGTTCCTCGCCGACGGCCCGAAGGCCGTCGAGGGCGCGCTGTCCGTGCCCGGGTGCGTGGTCGAGGTCTTCGCCACCGCGGCTGCCACCGACGAGCTCGCGACCCTGCGCGCCGAGGCCGAGGCGGCCGGCGCCGTCTGGACGCCGGTCGTCGACAAGGCGCTCGCAGCGCTGAGCGAGAGCGTGACGCCTGCGGGCGTGGTCGCCGTGTGCCGCTTCCTCGACCGTCCGGCCGCCCACGTGCTCGACGGCCTCGACCTGGCCGTGCTGTGCGCCGACGTCCGTGACCCGGGCAACGCCGGCACCGTCATCCGTACGGCCGACGCCGTGGGCGCCGGCGGCGTGGTGCTGGCCGGCCACTCGGTCGACGCCTACAACGCCAAGACCGTCCGGGCCAGCGTCGGCAGCATCTTCCACCTGCCGCTGGCCGTCGCCGCGGACCCCGCCGAGGTGGTCGGGCAGGCCCGGGGCGCGGGGATGACCGTGCTGGCCGCGGACGGGGTCGGCGAGGTCGACCTGTTCGACGCCGACGAGCTCCTGCGAGGTCCCGTCGCCTGGCTGTTCGGGAACGAGGCGTGGGGCCTCCCGGCTGAGCTGGCCGCCCTCGCCGACCACCGCGTCGCCATCCCCATCCCCGGGCGCGCCGAGAGCCTCAACCTGGCCACCGCGGCCGCGGTCTGCCTGTACGCAACGGCGCGCGTGCGTGGCTAG
- the rplT gene encoding 50S ribosomal protein L20 yields MARVKRAVNAHKKRRTTLDRASGYRGQRSRLYRKAKEQVTHSLVYSYNDRRKNKGNFRRLWIQRINAAARAQGMTYNRFIQGLNLAGVEVDRKILADLAVNDVAAFNALVETARAALPEDVNAPKAS; encoded by the coding sequence ATGGCACGCGTCAAGCGCGCAGTGAACGCCCACAAGAAGCGCCGTACCACCCTCGACCGGGCCTCGGGCTACCGCGGTCAGCGCTCGCGCCTCTACCGCAAGGCCAAGGAGCAGGTCACCCACTCGCTGGTCTACAGCTACAACGACCGCCGCAAGAACAAGGGCAACTTCCGTCGCCTGTGGATCCAGCGGATCAACGCGGCCGCGCGTGCCCAGGGCATGACCTACAACCGCTTCATCCAGGGCCTCAACCTCGCTGGTGTCGAGGTGGACCGCAAGATCCTCGCCGACCTCGCCGTCAACGACGTGGCCGCGTTCAACGCCCTCGTCGAGACCGCCCGGGCCGCGCTGCCCGAGGACGTCAACGCGCCCAAGGCCTCCTGA
- the rpmI gene encoding 50S ribosomal protein L35, producing MPKNKTHSGASKRFRVTGSGKIRRQKAGLRHNLEKKPSKMTRRMSGTTEVAKADVKRARKLLGR from the coding sequence ATGCCCAAGAACAAGACGCACTCCGGTGCCAGCAAGCGCTTCCGCGTGACCGGGTCCGGCAAGATCCGTCGCCAGAAGGCGGGCCTGCGCCACAACCTGGAGAAGAAGCCGTCGAAGATGACGCGCCGCATGTCCGGGACCACCGAGGTCGCCAAGGCCGACGTCAAGCGCGCCCGCAAGCTGCTGGGTCGCTGA
- the infC gene encoding translation initiation factor IF-3, with amino-acid sequence MEKTGGHISTELRINDRIRVPEVRLVGPNGETVGIVPTDQALKLAQEADLDLVEVAPMARPPVCKLMDYGKFKYENAQKAREARRNQTNVVIKEMKLRPKIDKHDYETKKGHVVRFLKAGDKVKITIMFRGREQHRPELGFRLLQRLAEDVTELGFVESSPKQDGRNMTMVLGPHRKKADAKAEARVEKESRAAERAASEAEEAEFRAAHRPGGKKERGRSENLDPEIEA; translated from the coding sequence GTGGAGAAAACTGGAGGACACATCAGCACCGAGCTGCGCATCAACGACCGGATCCGGGTACCCGAGGTCCGGCTCGTGGGTCCCAACGGGGAGACCGTGGGGATCGTGCCGACCGACCAGGCGCTCAAGCTGGCGCAGGAGGCTGACCTCGACCTCGTCGAGGTGGCCCCGATGGCCCGCCCGCCCGTCTGCAAGCTCATGGACTACGGGAAGTTCAAGTACGAGAACGCCCAGAAGGCCCGTGAGGCACGTCGGAACCAGACCAACGTGGTCATCAAGGAGATGAAGCTCCGGCCCAAGATCGACAAGCACGACTACGAGACCAAGAAGGGTCACGTCGTGCGGTTCCTCAAGGCCGGGGACAAGGTCAAGATCACGATCATGTTCCGTGGTCGCGAGCAGCACCGCCCCGAGCTGGGCTTCCGCCTGCTCCAGCGCCTCGCCGAGGACGTCACGGAGCTGGGCTTCGTCGAGAGCTCGCCCAAGCAGGACGGCCGCAACATGACCATGGTGCTCGGCCCCCACCGCAAGAAGGCCGACGCCAAGGCGGAGGCGCGCGTGGAGAAGGAGAGCCGCGCCGCCGAGCGCGCCGCGTCGGAGGCCGAGGAGGCCGAGTTCCGCGCGGCCCACCGGCCCGGTGGCAAGAAGGAGCGGGGTCGCTCCGAGAACCTCGACCCCGAGATCGAGGCCTGA